The Desulfoscipio gibsoniae DSM 7213 genome contains a region encoding:
- a CDS encoding polyprenyl synthetase family protein, with product MGFKEELARQANMVDEALNEYLPKAGSYPPLIHEAMRYSVFAGGKRLRPALVLAGARAVGGDEKSVLQAACAIELLHTYSLVHDDLPAMDNDDFRRGNPTNHKVYGEAMAVLAGDALLTLAFGLLAGVSQTGSFGADRVVRVIAEVAEAAGTAGLIGGQVVDMQSTGKSIDKQTLEYIHVHKTGALYRASVRTGAILAGAAPEQLYHLTVYAENLGLAFQIVDDILDIAGDEQKLGKPIGSDTKNQKATYPALHGLAAARSIARQAAEQANGALASFGAEADFLRGLVCFVINREY from the coding sequence AGGCCCTAAACGAGTACCTACCGAAGGCAGGTAGTTACCCGCCCTTGATTCATGAGGCCATGCGTTATAGCGTTTTTGCCGGCGGCAAGCGGCTCAGGCCTGCTTTAGTACTGGCCGGCGCCCGGGCCGTAGGTGGGGATGAAAAATCCGTGCTGCAGGCAGCCTGTGCCATAGAACTGCTGCACACATACTCTCTGGTGCACGATGATTTACCGGCCATGGATAATGACGATTTTCGCCGGGGCAATCCCACCAACCATAAAGTGTACGGTGAGGCCATGGCTGTGTTGGCGGGTGACGCGCTGCTGACCCTGGCCTTCGGGCTGCTGGCCGGGGTATCTCAAACCGGTTCTTTTGGAGCTGACAGGGTGGTGCGGGTAATTGCCGAAGTTGCTGAGGCAGCCGGGACAGCCGGTTTAATAGGTGGCCAGGTGGTGGACATGCAGTCCACCGGTAAATCAATCGATAAACAAACGCTGGAGTATATCCATGTGCATAAAACCGGTGCATTGTACAGGGCATCGGTACGGACCGGAGCTATATTAGCCGGTGCAGCCCCCGAGCAGCTGTATCATCTTACTGTTTATGCCGAAAATCTGGGTCTGGCCTTTCAAATCGTAGATGATATACTGGATATTGCAGGGGACGAACAAAAGCTGGGCAAGCCTATAGGCAGCGACACCAAAAATCAAAAAGCCACCTATCCAGCGCTGCACGGTTTGGCTGCGGCCAGGAGCATAGCCAGGCAGGCAGCAGAGCAGGCTAATGGTGCTCTGGCTTCCTTTGGTGCCGAAGCTGACTTTTTGCGGGGGCTGGTTTGTTTTGTAATCAACAGAGAATATTGA
- a CDS encoding TlyA family RNA methyltransferase, translated as MTEKKRIDVLLVEMGLFESREKARAALMAGDVTVSGVLVDKPGQKVDARKEDINIKQKMPFVSRGGYKLARALQVFPIDMQGRLVLDIGASTGGFTDCALQNGAALVYAVDVGYGQMAWSLRSDPRVLVLERTNIRHMGKDVFTAGLPDLVTIDVSFISLALVLPRVDYLLDNYEGVALVKPQFEAGREAVGKKGVVKDPAVHREVLQKVVHMATNLDMAVLGVDYSPVKGPEGNIEYLLYFKKPALNIDGLSVLIDRAVSEAHRNLSGGAEH; from the coding sequence GTGACGGAAAAGAAAAGAATAGACGTGTTACTTGTGGAAATGGGACTCTTTGAAAGTAGGGAAAAGGCCCGGGCCGCTCTAATGGCCGGTGATGTTACGGTGAGCGGTGTCCTGGTGGATAAGCCGGGGCAAAAGGTGGATGCCCGGAAAGAGGATATTAATATTAAGCAAAAAATGCCCTTTGTCAGCCGGGGCGGCTACAAACTGGCACGGGCATTGCAAGTTTTCCCTATTGATATGCAGGGTAGGCTGGTATTGGATATTGGGGCCTCCACCGGGGGGTTTACCGATTGTGCCCTGCAAAATGGTGCAGCTTTGGTGTACGCGGTGGACGTCGGCTACGGCCAGATGGCCTGGTCGTTGCGCTCTGATCCCCGTGTGCTGGTGCTGGAGCGTACCAATATTCGCCATATGGGTAAGGATGTATTCACTGCGGGACTGCCGGATCTGGTCACCATTGATGTTTCATTTATTTCACTGGCGCTGGTGTTGCCCCGGGTGGATTACCTGCTGGACAATTACGAGGGCGTGGCTCTGGTTAAGCCGCAGTTTGAGGCTGGACGAGAGGCGGTGGGTAAGAAAGGTGTAGTTAAGGACCCGGCGGTGCACAGGGAAGTGCTGCAAAAGGTTGTGCACATGGCCACAAATTTAGACATGGCTGTGCTGGGTGTTGATTATTCTCCGGTCAAGGGGCCGGAGGGAAATATAGAATACCTGCTTTATTTTAAAAAACCCGCCCTTAATATAGACGGGTTATCTGTATTGATTGACCGGGCGGTGTCCGAGGCACACCGCAATTTATCCGGAGGAGCGGAACATTGA
- the dxs gene encoding 1-deoxy-D-xylulose-5-phosphate synthase: MGRYLDQINSPWDVRALTIPQLEQLAGEIREEIITTVAKNGGHLAPNLGVVELTLALHRVFYTPRDKIIWDVGHQCYVHKLITGRREQFYTLRCHGGLSGFPRPDESEHDAFATGHSSTSISAALGMALARDLKGDRYAVVAVIGDGSMTGGMAYEALNHAGHLKKDLIVVLNDNKMSISANVGAMSGYLNRMRTDPKYSRGKDEIEQILRRIPSIGSTVVKVAERLKDSFKYLVVPGMIFEEMGFTYLGPIDGHNMLSMLNTFEQAKSLGGPVLVHVVTEKGCGYAPAVEKADKFHGIGPFDISSGNCLKKSDISTYTEIFGRTLVKLAEQDPAVVGITAAMCSGTGLNEFAKKFPSRFFDVGIAEQHAVTMAAGLATQGYKPVVAVYSTFLQRAYDQIIHDVCLQKLPVVFAVDRSGIVGDDGPTHHGLFDISYLRSAPHMTIMAPADENELQHMLHTALQVNGPCAVRYPRGTGLGVALDLHSRALPVGQAEVLVEGKDITLLAVGNMVPVARRAAVMLKERGVLATVINARFIKPLDDECITRWAARTGRLITIEENTLAGGFGSAVLQLLAAKEMPGIQVKCVGIEDVFIEHGGQSLLRKNYGLTPENIMNLAMQMIGSRKAKGKRIIGLGGGA; encoded by the coding sequence TTGGGCAGGTATTTGGATCAAATAAACTCACCCTGGGATGTGCGGGCACTCACTATTCCCCAGCTGGAACAACTGGCCGGCGAAATCAGGGAGGAAATCATTACAACTGTAGCTAAAAACGGCGGGCATCTGGCACCCAACCTGGGGGTAGTGGAACTTACCCTGGCACTGCACCGTGTATTTTACACGCCCCGGGATAAAATCATTTGGGATGTGGGGCACCAGTGTTATGTGCATAAATTAATTACCGGCAGGAGGGAGCAATTTTACACGCTGCGCTGTCACGGCGGGCTAAGCGGCTTTCCCCGTCCGGATGAGAGCGAGCACGATGCCTTTGCTACAGGCCACAGCAGTACATCTATATCGGCGGCTCTGGGTATGGCACTGGCCAGAGACTTGAAAGGTGATCGTTATGCAGTAGTGGCGGTGATTGGTGACGGGTCAATGACCGGAGGTATGGCCTATGAAGCCCTTAACCATGCCGGGCATTTGAAAAAAGACCTGATTGTAGTGTTAAACGACAATAAAATGAGTATTTCTGCTAATGTAGGTGCCATGTCGGGTTACCTGAACCGTATGCGTACCGATCCTAAGTATTCCCGGGGCAAGGACGAAATTGAACAGATATTACGCCGTATACCTTCTATTGGTTCCACTGTGGTTAAAGTGGCGGAACGACTTAAGGATAGCTTTAAGTACCTGGTGGTGCCGGGTATGATTTTTGAGGAAATGGGTTTTACTTACCTGGGGCCTATTGACGGCCACAATATGCTCTCTATGCTGAACACTTTTGAACAGGCCAAATCGCTGGGCGGACCGGTGCTGGTTCATGTGGTCACGGAAAAGGGGTGCGGGTATGCGCCGGCGGTGGAAAAGGCGGATAAATTTCACGGCATCGGACCCTTTGATATCAGCTCGGGGAATTGCTTGAAAAAAAGCGATATCAGCACTTATACCGAAATTTTTGGGCGCACGCTGGTTAAACTGGCTGAACAGGACCCTGCTGTTGTCGGCATTACTGCGGCCATGTGCAGTGGCACCGGCCTTAATGAGTTTGCTAAAAAATTTCCCAGCAGGTTTTTTGATGTAGGTATTGCTGAACAACACGCCGTAACTATGGCCGCCGGTCTGGCCACTCAAGGATACAAACCTGTGGTGGCGGTTTATTCAACATTTTTGCAGCGGGCTTATGACCAGATTATCCACGATGTGTGCCTCCAAAAACTGCCGGTGGTGTTTGCTGTGGATCGCAGCGGTATTGTAGGCGATGATGGTCCCACCCACCACGGTTTATTTGATATTTCCTATTTACGCAGCGCCCCCCATATGACCATTATGGCACCGGCTGATGAAAATGAGCTGCAGCATATGCTGCATACCGCATTACAAGTAAACGGCCCGTGCGCTGTGCGCTATCCCCGTGGTACCGGCTTGGGGGTAGCTCTGGATCTGCACAGCCGGGCTTTACCCGTGGGGCAGGCCGAAGTACTTGTTGAAGGTAAAGATATCACTTTGTTGGCCGTGGGTAATATGGTGCCGGTGGCACGCCGTGCGGCAGTTATGTTAAAGGAGCGAGGCGTGCTGGCCACTGTAATTAATGCCAGGTTTATTAAACCCCTGGATGATGAGTGTATCACCAGGTGGGCTGCTCGCACCGGACGTTTAATAACTATTGAGGAGAATACCCTGGCGGGCGGTTTTGGCTCGGCCGTCCTGCAATTGCTTGCGGCCAAAGAAATGCCTGGGATACAGGTTAAATGCGTGGGGATCGAGGATGTGTTCATAGAACACGGCGGCCAGTCGTTATTACGTAAAAACTACGGGTTAACACCGGAAAATATAATGAATCTGGCCATGCAAATGATTGGTTCCCGTAAAGCCAAGGGCAAAAGAATAATTGGCCTGGGCGGAGGCGCGTAA